From the Candidozyma auris chromosome 2, complete sequence genome, the window TGGGTGGTCTTCGTGTAGGGGAGGAAGACACAATTGATGTGGGGAAGAATGATATTCTCTCGTTCAAATTGGTGCCTGGTGGTCACTAAATATTATATTGAAGTAGATGATTTTAAAATAGTAATTTCAGCTTCGTCAGCATTTACGGATCATGTTCCTCTTCGCAAATTTGATGCTGCATGTGTGGGAGTGTCTATAAAGCCGACTCGGGTGTATGCTCAAAAGCCGTTTTGGCAGCGGCTCTAGCGAAGCGAAATCATCGTTTAATATAGatacaattttttttttttccttcatAATTCATCTACAATGGCTTTGGTAAAATCTACAAAGCTCACAGAGGAgcaggaaaagaagctccaGCAGCTTATTCAGGACATACCTGATATTCTCGCAAAAACGGAAGACCCTTCATACGACGAGATTTACGGTTATCGCATTGCCcccgaggagaaggagtATGTGAATGTGGAAATCAGAAATGAgatcttgctcaagttttTGATTGCAAGAGAGTACGACATTGAAAAAGCCAAGGAGATGTTAGTCAATACTTTcaattggagaagaaagttccTTGTGCTTAGTGCCGCATACGATGAAAAGTTCGATaaggacttggagaagatgggCGTGATAACCAATTACGAGGGCAACAAGCACAATTTTTCTGTTGTCACCTGGAATTTGTacgccaacttgaagaaccccaagaagttgttcGCCAAGTTTGGTGTGGGTGTTGACAACCCTGATAAGACCGACCTTCCAGGCACCATGTTCTTAAGATGGAGAGTAGGACTTATGGAGAGATCATTGGCACTTTTGGACTTCACTAACCCGGACAAGTGCAAGATTGCCCAGGTGCATGACTACAACAATGTATCTATGTTCAGAATGGACCCTGGTATGAAGGCAGCCACCAAAGAGATTATTACCATTTTCGGCGATAACTACCCAGAGCTTCTTTCTAAGAAGTACTTCATCAATGTTCCACTCCTTATGGGCTGGgtttttgctttcttcaaggccACAGGGTTTATGAGCGCCGccacattgaagaagttcgaGATGCTCAACCACGGCGACTTGTCAGAAGCTTTTGGTAAGGAAAATTTGCCTCAGGCGTATAATGGTGGCGAGACAAATGAGAAATTTCCTGACATTTTTGCTCTGCAGGTCGATGATTCCACGATTGAGAGCCCCGAATACGGCCTGATCATAttggaaaaattgaaaaaggcacaggaagaagagagcaaGAAACAGGAATTAGCGGAGCCTGTTGAAAAGACCACTGAGGGTGCCAACATCGCCACGGACTCCAAGATTACCGAGGATGCCGGACCTGAGACCCCGGACGATGAGAAGGTCACAAAGAAGGATGAGACCGTCGCTTAAATTGACAGTGTTTCAATGCGAGAAGGACGGATATTTCATCAGCA encodes:
- the SFH5 gene encoding Sfh5p is translated as MALVKSTKLTEEQEKKLQQLIQDIPDILAKTEDPSYDEIYGYRIAPEEKEYVNVEIRNEILLKFLIAREYDIEKAKEMLVNTFNWRRKFLVLSAAYDEKFDKDLEKMGVITNYEGNKHNFSVVTWNLYANLKNPKKLFAKFGVGVDNPDKTDLPGTMFLRWRVGLMERSLALLDFTNPDKCKIAQVHDYNNVSMFRMDPGMKAATKEIITIFGDNYPELLSKKYFINVPLLMGWVFAFFKATGFMSAATLKKFEMLNHGDLSEAFGKENLPQAYNGGETNEKFPDIFASQVDDSTIESPEYGSIILEKLKKAQEEESKKQELAEPVEKTTEGANIATDSKITEDAGPETPDDEKVTKKDETVA